The region GGGCAGGGGCACGTCGGGACCGCCGTCGAACGGCTGCCGCGACCAGACGCCCTGCCTGTCGCCGCCGGCGTCGCCGAACCACCAGACCCAGCGGCCGGTCGGGTCGATCGCGCCGTGCCGGGTGCCGTTGGGGCGGTCGGTGACCTGGCGGGTGCGCCCGTTCGACCGGTCCCACGCGTAGATCTCCCAGGCGCCGGAGGCGTTGCCGCGGTAGACGGCACGATGCGGCGCCTGCCGCGCCCACGTGGGCAGGGTCACGCGCGGTGCCCGGAACCTGGCCTGCCAGCGTTCCTCGGCCTTCATGCCGCCCTCCCCTGTGCACCTGCGGGGTCGCGTTCAGTATGTCCCGTGAGGCGCGACAATGACCGCTAAATGGGTGATGTCGGGCGAGGATTCCGCCCACAGAGGAAAGGTCAGGTGCGGGCCGTCCAGCGGGAGACGCGGAACGAGGCGGTCACCTCGACCGGGTCGGGCAGGTCGCCGATTCTCGCGGCCAGTTCCTCCGGGCGCGTGTGCCAGGCGCTCGGGCCCATGCCGACCACCGCTCCGGCCTCCTCGTGGCCGAGGGAGAGCGTGAACTCCTCGGTCTCCTCGCCCTCCCGGGTGAACGTGCCACCGAGGCTCTCCTCCAGGCGGCGCTCCTTGTCCTCGTCCACCGACAGCAGGCCGAGCCGTTCCACGAGCGGGCGCAGGTGGCCGGGACCCGGCGTGACGACGACCAGCGTCCCGCCCGGCCGCAGGACCCGGGCGAACTCCGGCGCGTTGCGCGGCGCGAAGACGTTCAGCAGCACGTCGACACGGTCGTCGCCGACCGGAAGGGGCCGCCACACGTCCGCGACGACCGCGCCGACGCGGGGATGGGCCCGGGCGGCCCGCCGCAGCGCGTGCTTGGACACGTCGAGCGCGATCCCCACCGCGCCGTCGCCGAGCGCCGCCGCCAGGTAGTGGCCGGTGCCCGCGCCCGCGTCGGCGACCACCTCCGCGCCCGCGCACAGCCGGGTGAGGCGGCGGGCCAGCGGAGCGTAGTGGCCCGCGTCGAGGAAGCGCGTCCGCGCCGCGACCATGGCGGGCGTGTCGGCCGTGCCGGCGGGCCGGGTGAGCATGTTCACGTATCCCTGGCGCGCGACGTCGAAGGAATGGCCGCTCCCGCACCGCACCGATCCTCCGTCCAGGTGGATCATCGCCGTGCAGAGGGGGCAGACGAGCAGGTCGATGACGTCGGCGAGCACACCTCCATCATCCCGGCCGCCCGGGCGTCGCCGCACCCGCCGTATCGTGGTCCGATGCCGTACGAGCCGATAGTCGTGGCCGGTGCCGAGATCACTCCCCTGTGCGACGCCGTGGGCCCG is a window of Microbispora sp. NBC_01189 DNA encoding:
- a CDS encoding putative RNA methyltransferase, which encodes MLADVIDLLVCPLCTAMIHLDGGSVRCGSGHSFDVARQGYVNMLTRPAGTADTPAMVAARTRFLDAGHYAPLARRLTRLCAGAEVVADAGAGTGHYLAAALGDGAVGIALDVSKHALRRAARAHPRVGAVVADVWRPLPVGDDRVDVLLNVFAPRNAPEFARVLRPGGTLVVVTPGPGHLRPLVERLGLLSVDEDKERRLEESLGGTFTREGEETEEFTLSLGHEEAGAVVGMGPSAWHTRPEELAARIGDLPDPVEVTASFRVSRWTART